In a single window of the Paenibacillus sp. MMS20-IR301 genome:
- a CDS encoding universal stress protein: protein MAPYKRKTPEEILYSIYRLQRGRLKIIIGSVSGSGKTYHMLEEGKLLKQQGIDVVISAVSTMGRADTVQQLGDLERIPSLHWQKDGKEEKDLPLEVLLARNPEVLLVDGLAHRNREGAAYPTRLEDIHYLMDHGISVITTVNVYELAGVGELIYEMTGIRAGETVPLNTLELADEVRLIDVSPETILKRMEEGVLGDGVHPALLRRGNLGVLRELALRLMAEGVNDSLEKHREAEGLLGPSGAAERILVSAQYHWNGSLYIRRGQQIAKRLSGDLVIVTFVLRSRPLTKEQQVFKRSILKLTERISARFEELELLRLRQLPAKLVQYATQNNVTRIVMGHSQKSRWQEKWQGPITSRVLRKTRNIDIFLMADRAEQEGERILPVRPAAEKAAEPFHRLTGRELEQRIETIRRGTFKVYIGAAPGVGKTYKMLQEGNLLLNKGIDVVIGLLETHGRLETQGQIGGLEMIPRARIQYQSAGLTEMDTEAIIARQPEVVLVDELAHTNVPGSRTKKRYEDVIRLLEHGISVITTVNVQHLESLNDAVQQLTGVRVRETVPDAILRMASEVELIDVTPQMLQQRMREGKIYASEKVNQALESFFKLGNLIALRELALREIADDVDERLEAWDRETSLRGPWSRREMIFVCVDTGPQAERLIRRGFRLAHRLKAQWRVHYVHCAYKQSDDEEKRLETLRQLTERLGGVMEITEAGSPKHLHKHLLQRMNETGATQLIIGQSRKSLWRSLIKQSFVHYLLRHARHMDMLIVAGHTPITD from the coding sequence GGTCAGCGGCTCGGGTAAAACCTATCATATGCTGGAGGAAGGCAAGCTGCTGAAGCAGCAGGGCATTGATGTAGTAATCAGTGCGGTCTCAACCATGGGCCGGGCCGACACGGTTCAGCAGCTGGGTGATCTGGAGCGGATACCCAGCCTTCATTGGCAGAAGGACGGCAAGGAAGAGAAGGATCTGCCGCTGGAAGTCCTGCTTGCGCGTAACCCCGAGGTACTGCTGGTCGACGGGCTGGCGCACCGCAACCGGGAGGGAGCAGCTTACCCGACCCGGCTGGAGGACATCCATTATCTGATGGATCATGGCATCAGTGTCATTACAACAGTTAATGTGTATGAGCTGGCCGGAGTTGGTGAACTGATCTATGAGATGACGGGTATCCGTGCGGGCGAAACGGTGCCGCTGAATACGCTGGAGCTCGCCGATGAAGTAAGGCTGATAGATGTCTCCCCGGAAACGATCCTGAAGCGGATGGAGGAGGGGGTGCTTGGAGATGGCGTGCATCCGGCGCTCCTACGCCGGGGAAATCTTGGGGTGCTCCGTGAGCTGGCGCTGCGGCTCATGGCGGAGGGCGTCAATGACTCGCTGGAGAAGCACCGTGAAGCGGAAGGGCTGCTTGGCCCGTCCGGAGCAGCAGAGCGGATTCTTGTCTCAGCCCAGTATCACTGGAACGGCTCGCTCTATATCCGCAGAGGCCAGCAGATTGCCAAGCGGCTCTCCGGGGATCTGGTCATCGTTACCTTCGTCTTGCGCAGCCGCCCGCTGACGAAAGAGCAGCAGGTGTTCAAGCGTTCGATTCTCAAGCTGACAGAGCGGATCAGTGCCAGATTTGAAGAGCTGGAGCTGCTTCGCCTGCGGCAGCTGCCCGCTAAGCTCGTGCAATACGCGACTCAGAACAATGTCACCCGGATTGTGATGGGCCATTCACAGAAGAGCCGCTGGCAGGAGAAGTGGCAGGGCCCGATCACCAGCCGTGTCCTGCGCAAGACCAGGAATATCGATATCTTCCTGATGGCTGACCGGGCGGAGCAGGAGGGGGAACGGATTCTGCCGGTCCGGCCGGCAGCGGAGAAGGCAGCAGAGCCGTTCCACCGCCTGACCGGCAGGGAGCTGGAGCAGCGGATCGAGACAATCCGCCGGGGGACGTTCAAGGTCTATATCGGCGCTGCTCCCGGAGTCGGCAAAACCTACAAAATGCTCCAGGAAGGCAACCTGCTCCTGAACAAGGGCATAGATGTTGTTATCGGCCTGCTGGAAACCCACGGCAGGCTGGAGACACAAGGACAAATCGGTGGACTGGAGATGATCCCGCGGGCCCGGATTCAGTATCAGTCAGCCGGACTGACGGAAATGGATACTGAAGCCATCATTGCCCGGCAACCTGAGGTCGTACTGGTGGATGAGCTGGCCCATACCAATGTTCCCGGCAGCCGGACGAAGAAGCGGTATGAGGATGTTATCCGGCTGCTGGAGCACGGCATCTCCGTCATCACCACGGTCAACGTGCAGCATCTGGAGAGTCTGAACGATGCGGTACAGCAGTTGACCGGGGTGCGGGTCCGGGAGACGGTACCGGACGCGATTCTGCGGATGGCCAGCGAGGTGGAGCTGATCGACGTGACCCCGCAGATGCTGCAGCAGCGGATGCGGGAAGGGAAAATCTACGCCAGCGAGAAGGTGAACCAGGCGCTGGAGTCGTTCTTCAAGCTAGGCAATCTGATCGCGCTGCGGGAGCTTGCTCTCCGCGAGATTGCCGATGATGTGGATGAGCGGCTCGAAGCCTGGGACCGCGAGACCTCGCTGCGCGGGCCCTGGAGCCGGCGCGAGATGATCTTCGTCTGCGTGGACACGGGACCGCAGGCAGAGCGGCTGATCCGCCGCGGCTTCCGGCTTGCCCACCGGCTGAAGGCGCAGTGGCGTGTACATTATGTGCACTGCGCTTACAAGCAAAGTGATGACGAAGAGAAGCGGCTGGAGACGTTACGGCAGCTCACGGAGCGGCTGGGCGGAGTGATGGAAATTACGGAGGCGGGCAGCCCAAAGCACCTGCATAAGCATCTGCTGCAGCGGATGAATGAGACCGGGGCGACACAGCTGATCATCGGCCAATCACGCAAGTCCCTGTGGCGTTCATTGATCAAGCAGAGCTTCGTCCATTATCTGCTCCGCCATGCCCGGCATATGGATATGCTGATTGTTGCTGGTCATACGCCGATTACGGATTGA
- a CDS encoding 2-dehydropantoate 2-reductase N-terminal domain-containing protein, with amino-acid sequence MRILVLGAGVLGSYLAHVLVRGGNEVTVLARTARAEQLRQDGLVIRHYFQRKTTVDQVKVIETLESGDVYDLIFVVMKYNDFRAVLPVLAENLSRNIVLVGNNADAHGMLQYFQEHSRVPQNIIFGFQLSGGMRETDGRVICIRAGGQMVLGSLTGEVTFKPVLDQAFKGTKYKLLYEADMNAWLLSHIVPIVALNSLTYLHEGNLSKIFRDKVRLKQAVTVMDEGFAVLEKLGYRIIPAAPLTAVRRHPKWTYHGLRLIHKLPFMKLIDGSFSEIEALLHSFEGLKKKAKLPAPAWDHFRKETSARYTAEKR; translated from the coding sequence ATGCGGATATTAGTATTGGGAGCAGGAGTTCTGGGCAGTTATCTGGCCCATGTGCTGGTAAGGGGCGGAAATGAAGTAACAGTGCTGGCCAGAACTGCAAGAGCGGAGCAATTGCGGCAGGACGGACTGGTGATCCGGCATTATTTTCAGCGTAAAACTACGGTTGATCAAGTGAAGGTCATTGAAACGCTGGAGTCAGGCGATGTGTATGATCTGATCTTCGTGGTGATGAAGTACAATGATTTCCGGGCGGTGCTGCCGGTGCTGGCGGAGAATCTGAGCAGAAATATTGTGCTTGTCGGCAATAACGCGGATGCGCATGGCATGCTTCAGTATTTCCAAGAGCACAGCCGGGTTCCGCAAAATATAATCTTCGGCTTCCAGCTCAGCGGCGGTATGCGGGAGACTGACGGGCGGGTGATTTGTATCCGCGCAGGCGGACAGATGGTGCTGGGCAGCCTTACAGGGGAGGTGACGTTCAAACCGGTGCTGGACCAGGCCTTCAAAGGAACGAAATATAAGCTGCTCTATGAAGCGGATATGAATGCCTGGCTGCTCAGCCATATTGTGCCCATTGTAGCGCTCAATTCTCTGACCTATCTACACGAAGGTAATCTCTCAAAAATCTTCCGGGACAAGGTCCGGCTGAAGCAGGCTGTAACGGTGATGGATGAAGGGTTCGCCGTGCTGGAGAAGCTGGGGTACCGCATTATTCCTGCTGCACCGCTGACAGCGGTCCGCCGGCATCCGAAATGGACATACCACGGGCTGAGGCTTATCCATAAGCTGCCTTTCATGAAGCTGATTGACGGCTCCTTCAGCGAGATTGAGGCGCTGCTTCATTCCTTCGAAGGCTTGAAGAAGAAGGCTAAGCTGCCTGCACCGGCATGGGATCATTTCCGTAAGGAGACCTCTGCCAGATACACAGCGGAGAAACGCTGA
- a CDS encoding cellulase-like family protein, whose amino-acid sequence MWDFSWYTMTLPGEPYHDLQARFAEAVERGYNTIRICAMPFLLFTAEGRRPGPLQFGSLGSIGQRTRWYNCRGGAELDGHARLLELFRQAKAHGCYIMLSSWEYQQSPSFLAHPALRDELAAIAPEDRFMAIAGSLNQLIRFVKEAGYGEQIVYAELHNEVEFGQLTAVGTAQGIDAGDVPGLVAAMQPYIEEAAGYLRAAHPDVLITASYTLNEAYPKAYVARNLQVAHFHLYIKGVLNELTAAAGLDDPLLPFPGEFVTSILREDAPPFAEWTLPAGQEWRMEGNPVGLRLLYLHDWVDPEQWDLFLYDRYSAHKLAMLQKADLRFEETHEWAAKVGIPVVIGEGYVGYTPLLAGFEEGPVGKFIAEYALRKGMQLGFWGMTLCSNCAPHHPFWSDTAWQQKWNNFILNS is encoded by the coding sequence ATGTGGGATTTCTCCTGGTATACGATGACACTGCCAGGTGAGCCTTATCATGATCTGCAGGCACGGTTTGCGGAGGCAGTGGAGCGGGGCTATAATACAATCCGTATCTGCGCCATGCCGTTTCTGCTGTTCACGGCGGAGGGCAGACGTCCGGGACCGCTGCAGTTCGGCAGCCTCGGGTCAATCGGCCAGCGGACAAGATGGTATAACTGCCGCGGCGGTGCAGAGCTGGACGGTCATGCCCGTCTGCTGGAGCTGTTCAGACAAGCCAAAGCACACGGCTGCTATATTATGCTCTCCTCATGGGAATACCAGCAAAGTCCAAGCTTTCTGGCCCACCCTGCACTGCGGGACGAACTGGCTGCAATTGCCCCGGAGGACCGGTTTATGGCGATTGCGGGGTCGCTGAACCAGCTGATCCGCTTTGTTAAGGAAGCGGGCTACGGGGAGCAGATTGTCTACGCAGAGCTGCACAATGAAGTGGAGTTCGGGCAATTGACAGCCGTCGGAACCGCGCAAGGCATTGATGCCGGTGATGTTCCGGGCCTGGTTGCGGCGATGCAGCCATATATTGAGGAAGCGGCGGGTTATCTCCGGGCAGCCCATCCCGATGTGCTGATTACGGCCAGTTATACCTTAAATGAGGCCTATCCGAAGGCTTATGTAGCCCGCAATCTCCAGGTGGCGCATTTCCATCTGTATATCAAAGGTGTGTTAAATGAACTTACCGCAGCTGCAGGACTGGATGATCCGCTGCTGCCTTTTCCCGGTGAATTCGTGACTTCGATCCTGCGTGAGGATGCGCCACCATTCGCAGAGTGGACCCTCCCGGCCGGACAGGAATGGCGGATGGAGGGCAACCCCGTTGGACTAAGGCTGCTGTATCTCCACGACTGGGTTGACCCTGAGCAGTGGGATCTGTTTCTGTATGACCGGTACAGTGCGCACAAGCTTGCGATGCTGCAGAAGGCAGATCTGCGGTTTGAAGAAACGCACGAATGGGCGGCCAAAGTAGGAATTCCGGTGGTTATCGGAGAAGGTTATGTAGGCTACACGCCGCTGCTGGCCGGCTTCGAGGAAGGGCCTGTCGGGAAATTCATTGCTGAATATGCCCTGCGCAAAGGCATGCAGCTTGGCTTCTGGGGTATGACGCTGTGCTCTAACTGTGCGCCGCATCATCCGTTCTGGAGCGATACTGCCTGGCAGCAGAAATGGAATAACTTCATCCTGAACTCCTGA
- a CDS encoding family 1 glycosylhydrolase, whose product MPQSYPENFLWGTATSAHQVEGNNINADLWAEEHAEGSPYRDYSGDAINHYQLYREDILLLAGLGLNSYRFSIEWARIEPEPGIYSSAEIGHYRDVLQACKENGITPVVTMHHFTSPRWLMRFGGWKNPQTADRFAQYCETVFSELGQDIPYVVTMNEANLPVLLKELFVNLDFMPPVGIDGAAWTAPGWREAAALRCGTTIDKYFTFHMASDEQSLPIVMDAHKKARTAIKALQPAAKVGLSLALPDVQSVAGGEAYAAGKWYDYFGQYKDAIAGDDFLGVQNYAREVYGPQGLIQTADTAEEITGMGTEFYPEALAGSIRRVASELTLPIMVTEHGIATEDDSQRIRFISRGLQGLEGCIADGIPVLGYMYWSAFDNFEWTFGYGPHFGVIAVNRDTQERHVKESAHLLGAIARRNTVRALS is encoded by the coding sequence TTGCCGCAATCCTATCCGGAAAATTTCCTATGGGGAACAGCGACCTCAGCGCATCAGGTGGAAGGGAATAATATTAATGCTGATTTATGGGCGGAAGAGCATGCAGAGGGCTCGCCGTACCGTGACTACTCGGGTGACGCTATTAACCATTATCAGCTGTACCGTGAAGATATCCTGCTGCTTGCCGGGCTTGGCCTGAACAGCTACCGCTTCTCCATCGAGTGGGCCAGAATTGAGCCTGAACCGGGTATCTACTCCAGTGCGGAGATCGGCCATTACCGTGATGTGCTACAGGCGTGTAAGGAGAACGGAATTACCCCGGTTGTTACGATGCATCATTTCACTTCACCGCGCTGGCTGATGCGCTTCGGCGGGTGGAAGAATCCGCAGACAGCAGACCGGTTCGCACAATATTGTGAAACAGTGTTCAGTGAGCTGGGACAGGATATTCCCTATGTTGTAACGATGAACGAGGCGAATCTGCCTGTTCTGCTGAAGGAGCTGTTCGTGAATCTCGATTTCATGCCGCCGGTGGGGATTGACGGTGCAGCCTGGACGGCACCCGGCTGGCGGGAAGCCGCCGCCCTGCGCTGCGGAACGACGATTGATAAGTATTTCACCTTTCATATGGCCTCAGATGAGCAATCGCTGCCTATTGTAATGGATGCGCATAAGAAAGCACGGACAGCGATCAAAGCGCTGCAGCCGGCTGCGAAGGTGGGCCTGTCGCTTGCGCTCCCGGATGTGCAGTCGGTTGCGGGCGGAGAAGCATATGCAGCCGGGAAGTGGTACGACTATTTCGGACAGTACAAGGACGCTATCGCAGGGGATGACTTCCTTGGTGTTCAGAACTACGCGAGGGAAGTGTACGGACCGCAAGGGCTGATCCAGACTGCAGACACTGCTGAAGAAATAACGGGGATGGGAACAGAATTTTACCCCGAAGCACTGGCCGGAAGCATCCGCCGGGTGGCGTCTGAGCTGACGCTGCCAATCATGGTTACAGAGCATGGAATTGCTACGGAGGATGATTCACAGCGTATCCGGTTCATAAGCAGGGGGCTGCAAGGGCTTGAGGGCTGTATTGCCGATGGAATTCCTGTCCTTGGTTATATGTACTGGTCGGCATTTGATAACTTTGAATGGACCTTTGGCTATGGCCCGCATTTCGGTGTAATTGCAGTGAACAGGGATACGCAGGAACGTCATGTAAAAGAAAGCGCGCATCTGCTCGGTGCGATCGCCAGGAGGAATACGGTCCGGGCTTTAAGCTGA
- a CDS encoding AraC family transcriptional regulator — MQRSELILFLQNHRLGNLDTEAVRQERNPESVLIGGLPVFLFNLSFDIHDSPVDESISISQVPYGTEIPLHMHNYIEMMFVYRGRCDVTVGGMERMLMAGDLLIIDKETPHAVKQTTQDDYVVNIILKQDFLSPAFLGRLSGQSIISRFMVESLISSRRHNHYLLFASAGVERIAEMVENMMCEFFERDLLSGELIDSYLLVLFSLLIRCTPLQEERAIRQPGSHTCSIIEFMQYIEANYEHCTLPEMGQAFGFHPNYLSSLLKKGTGRSFKQLLQLQRLSQASLFLTSSDLPVPDIAEQVGYSSLTFFYKKFKEIYKVTPSEYREANKRF; from the coding sequence GTGCAGCGTTCGGAACTGATCCTTTTTTTACAAAATCACCGCCTGGGGAATCTGGATACTGAGGCGGTCCGGCAGGAGCGTAATCCAGAATCCGTATTAATCGGAGGCCTTCCTGTATTTCTGTTTAACCTCAGCTTTGATATTCATGATTCGCCGGTGGACGAGAGTATTTCCATTTCACAGGTGCCGTACGGAACAGAAATTCCGCTGCATATGCATAATTATATTGAGATGATGTTCGTATACAGGGGCCGGTGTGACGTTACTGTCGGGGGGATGGAGCGGATGCTGATGGCGGGGGATCTCCTGATTATTGACAAAGAGACGCCTCATGCCGTAAAGCAGACAACGCAGGATGATTACGTGGTTAACATTATTTTGAAACAGGATTTTTTGTCTCCGGCCTTCCTGGGACGGCTCAGCGGACAGAGTATCATTTCGCGCTTTATGGTGGAGTCGTTAATCAGCAGCCGCAGGCATAATCATTATCTGCTGTTTGCTTCCGCCGGTGTGGAACGGATTGCAGAGATGGTGGAGAATATGATGTGTGAGTTTTTTGAGCGGGATCTCTTGTCGGGGGAGCTGATTGATTCGTATCTCCTTGTCCTCTTCTCGCTTCTTATCCGCTGCACGCCATTGCAGGAAGAGCGAGCAATCCGGCAACCCGGCAGCCATACCTGCTCGATTATTGAGTTCATGCAGTACATTGAAGCGAATTATGAGCACTGCACTCTGCCTGAGATGGGCCAAGCGTTCGGCTTCCATCCGAATTACCTGTCTTCTCTGCTCAAAAAAGGAACCGGAAGGTCGTTCAAGCAGCTGCTGCAGCTGCAGCGGCTAAGCCAGGCCAGCCTGTTCTTAACCAGCTCCGACCTCCCGGTTCCGGACATTGCCGAGCAGGTGGGCTATTCGAGCCTCACCTTCTTTTACAAAAAATTCAAAGAAATCTACAAGGTCACGCCCTCGGAATACCGTGAAGCGAATAAACGCTTCTGA